The window TGACCTTGGGCGGGTGGCAGTGGCCGAGCTAATATCTTTCGTCGGACTTGGGCGGTTTGCCTCCTTTTGTACTTGTCTGTGTGGCTCTCAACCGGAATAAACTGCGTTACTTTCTTGCAGAAGCGTTACAAATGTAGTCGTAATAGGAACATTGTTGCCAGGTAGTTGCTTTAGAACACTTGCAGGGACAGTGGGTTCCCAAAAAAGAACGGGTTTCTACACATGATGTCTGGGCAGGTTTAAGGCCTGGTAGGCGAGTTACCCTATTTTAAGGCCAAGCTTTTCGTTGGAGGGGGCGGTAATTGCGGGCGTATCGGGTAAAGCCCTCCCCGTCTGCCCTCAGGTGCAACATGCCAGTAAGCAGATCGCGGCCGACAAGCAGTACAAAGGCATCGTGGACTGCATCGTGCGCATCCCCAAGGAGCAGGGCGTGCTGTCCTTCTGGAGGGGCAACCTGGCCAACGTCATCCGCTACTTCCCCACGCAAGCCCTCAACTTCGCCTTTAAGGACAAGTACAAGCAGATCTTCCTGGGGGGCGTGGACAAGCACACGCAATTTTGGAGGTATTTCGCTGGCAATCTGGCCTCTGGAGGCGCGGCCGGAGCCACCTCCCTCTGCTTCGTCTACCCGCTGGATTTCGCCAGAACCCGCCTGGCAGCCGACGTGGGGAAGTCCGGCAAGGAGCGGGAGTTCAAAGGCCTGGGAGACTGTCTGGTGAAGATCACCAAGTCTGATGGCGTCCGAGGCCTGTACCAGGGCTTCAACGTCTCCGTGCAGGGCATCATTATCTACCGGGCCGCCTACTTCGGCGTGTATGACACCGCCAAAGGTGAGTGTGTGCTCCTCCCGGGGCTGCGCATTAACGTGTCCAGCgggtggggctggtggagggggctTCGGGACCAGACACTTGGGGTCTCCCAGTCCTGGGGGCTGGAAGCCCGAGATCAGAGTGTCAGCACGGCTGGTTCCTTTCGGGGCCTCTCGGTGTGTAGACCGCTGCCTCCTCCGTGTGTCCTCGTGTGGTGGTCACTGTGTGTCTTTGCCCTAATCTCTTAGGTGAAGGCACCAGTCCTTTTATTACAAtcttttatagtcttttttatttGTCATCCTTTTTAAGATTTCACGTCTTACTGTAGTTGGTTTGAGGTCCTGGGCTTTAGGGCTTCATCGTGATTTGTGGGAGCACCCAGTTCAGACCCTGAGAGTGAGCCACTCCAGCGGTCACGGCGAAAGCCTGCTGCCAGCTCAGCTGCAGATTGGTGTGGAAGTGTCTGCTCCCCGAGGCCCACCTCTGTCCTGCCTTGGAGACCACGCCCAGGCAGTGGGGGCTTCCCCCTCTCCAGGGCCCTAGGGCCCCTGTCACCTCCCGAGCGTCACTTGGTCCTGGGATCTCTGcgtggagctgggggtgggggggtcctgtTCCCGGGCAGCCGTGTGTGGCGCTGGGCCTCATGCGGTGGCCCCACAGGCATGCTCCCCGACCCCAAGAACACCCACATCGTGGTGAGCTGGATGATCGCGCAGACGGTGACGGCCGTGGCCGGCGTGGTCTCCTACCCCTTCGACACCGTGCGCCGGCGGATGATGATGCAGTCGGGCCGCAAAGGAGGTACCTGTCTCAGCTCTGCTCCGCAGTTcatgctgggagggggtgggggctccccGACTGGGCACGGGGCCGTCCCGAGAGGTGCTTCCCCCGGGGCATTTGGGGCAGCGCTTTGTCCCAGGGTGAAGTGGTCTGGCTCggtgggggaggcggggcagTGGTCTCAGGGGCCCTGTGTGGGGGTCTCTTCACGCCTGTTCCCTTGACTCTGGGGTGTGCACGGGCCCCGGCAGGGGGGGCTCGAGTTCTGGGTCTGATCCCCCTCTGCAGTGGACCCGGCAGTCCGTCCCGAGCTTCCTTTTCCCTGCAGTCAGCTCCGAGTAGCTTGGGGACGGCCGGGGCTCCGTGTCCTGGGGCTTTGCTCCGTGCTGTGCCGCGGCCCCGCCCGTGACCCCCGCCCCTCTCTCCGCAGCCGATATCATGTACAGGGGCACCCTGGACTGCTGGCGCAAGATCTTCAGAGACGAAGGAGGCAAAGCCTTTTTCAAGGGCGCCTGGTCCAACGTCCTGCGCGGCATGGGCGGTGCCTTCGTGCTGGTCCTGTACGACGAACTGAAGAAGGTCATCTAGGCGCCGCGGGCCCGGGCCCGCAGGGCCCCGGAGAGTGATACTGACACCTAACTGTTACGGACCACTGACCTTCGAGAAATTCCAGGCCTTGCGGAGGGCCGGGCAGCTCTGGCCGAGGGCACGTTGTCAGCGCGGCCGTCGGCACCGCGGGTCCATGCGTtgattggggggaggggaatcATGGCGTCTTCGTGGGTCCACAGGTGAGGCAGCTCCGCCAAGGCAGACCTAGACTCCAGGTGCTTGTAGGACCAACCCgtgtttaagtatttatttaaaacaaatcatgTCTCCCATTTGTACTTAAGCACTATTCTCTTTTGCACAGCCGAATACTTGCAATGACGTTCTACGTTGGGCATTCCGCTACAGAATAAAACCGGGACTCAAGACGCGGTTGTGTTTGTGATTTGCTTGGACTTGTacaaggggaggggtgtgggggtcTGAGCAGACGGGGTGGTCTCCAGCTGCCTCCAGGAGAGGTGGCTGGGGGAACAGCCAGGCATGTCGTGGGGTCCACCCTTGGGTGGTGAGGGGTACTTGAGATTTCTGAGCTTCCCTGCCGCTCACCATCCCAGCCCACACTGTAGCTGGAGTCGAATCACAGGAGCCCCGCAGCGGCAGGCACTGTTCAACCCATAGCCTCCCCTGTGTGGTGGGCCTGCGCCTCCACCTGACgtgctgggcccccagccccaggcatgTTGGCTTCCTTCATCCCCCAGAGCCGTTTCTGCACAAATTCTCAAGGTCACTGCAGGGACAGAACTTGTCGGGGAGCTTCCACCAGGCGGACCCCGGATCCTGGTATCTCACGTTGAGGGCCAGCTCCCCTGGTTCCCCTAGAGGTCAGGGAGCATCGCCGGTGTCTGCCCTGCACTCGGCCGCCCAGGCGAGAGCTGTCCCCTGGCTCCTAGGACCAGGCGACGCTGAGGGGGTTAGTACAGGAGCTGGAGGCGGGGACAGTCCCAGAGGCCAGCTTAGTCCCCTGGAAGGCAGATCTCGCGCTACACCTCGAGACCACAGCGACGTCAGGTTAGAAACGTTAGCAGGCTTCCCCAAGGTCAGCTGCAGGTAACCAGGTGAGAAGCAGCAGGACATGACCGGTCGGCACTCACACCTGCCCCTCGCTGTAGCCCTGCCTTCTGAGCCTCAGCACGGGCGGTGCAGTGACTTCAAACCCGGACACCATCTGGAACTGTGCTGAAGCGTGCTAAGTTCTGGATTCAGAGTTGTGCAGTTTAACTCACTGGAGAACCGTCCGTTTAAGGGCTTGTTCAACCAGCAGCTTGAAACAGAGCCCCCGCAGGGCTTTGCGCTAAATCGGCAGCAGCAGTGACCTCGACCTGAGCGAGTCTGCATCTGTGATTCAGGGTGAATTCTTTATGCACAAACTGGCGATGCTGACACATAACAGAGGTTGAGGGATGAGGTCACTCCTGGGAAGCGCCACTGCGTGGAGACCTGCTTTCCCGTGGGGTGTCTTTCCCGGGCGCCTGCCCGTGGGTGTCCTTCAGGGTGGCAGACAGCTGGGCTCCCCggcttccccctcccccgccaagTCTCTGGACGCAAGGCCGCCCCTCTGCATCTGCCCCCCTCTACAGGAAACGCTGCCCTGACACCCCCTTGTCTGCTGCCCGAACCCGTGGTCTGTGTGCCGTCCCTGGGGTCGCCTCCCTTGCACGGGATCTAAGGGGCTTCCAAAGGGGATTTGctgcaagaaaacaaaatacagttaaagacagagaaaccagaccaGCAAAGGCCGCTCAGGACTCAGGAAGGAGCCAGTCCAGTGGACGTGGGAGCAGATGCAGCCAATTCCAGGAGGCTGGAAAGTGCGTCCTGGTGGCGTTGGGGTGACCCCCCACCTCCTGGACCAAGTAAGGGGGTGAAAAAGCCCTTTATTTGAGAAATAAGCacaacagaaattttattttcttctgggagaTAACCCCGCGTAAACTGCATTGGGCTCCCCACCACCCGCCCCCACAAACGCCCAATCGTCCCACCACCGCCAGGCTGTGCgcctccacccagccccctcctccctgcagagagCGAGGGCTGTGCACCAGTTTCAGTTTTCCCCCAAAATCTGCACCTCCGCCACTGGGcactcctgctgcttctcttcctcccaggcCATCTGTGGGGTGAGGAAGTCGGGGTGAGCGGCGGGGCTGCGGGCGAGCAAGCCTGTGCCCTCCAATGCCTGGCCAGGGCAGGACCAACCTTGGCACGAggctccctgggccccacctgccccagggagcACCCCGGGGTAACCACCCCGTGTCACAGGCTGGGAGACAGATCACAGCACCTGGCAATCTTTCCTGGCCACCCCTCGTGGCCAACAGACCCACGCACCGCAGGACCACCACGTACCATCCTCTCGTTCTGAAGGTGGTCACTGATGGGGTCTTTCACGTGAGGGATGGGCGGGAACAGCTGCTGCATCACCGCGTACCTGGCAGGAGAGAGCAATTCACCAGCTCGGAAACCCGCACCAACCGGCGCATCACCGGGGAGACGCAGCGTCCGCTAGAGGGCCTCGGCAAGGCCACGGTGGATCCGGACCCCAGTCTCCTTTGGGAGGGGTCTCTGTTCCCCGCCCCCAATCCGGAGACGAGCGGGAACGAGAAATCCGAGTCTTTGCAGAGGCGCACCTCCCCAGCTCACCCCACCCCCGCACCTCACCAGAGACCCTGTAAAGATGGAGGCGGCCCCAGGATCCTATCACCATGGCAACCTGCCTCTCCCGACAGCGCCCGCCCGCAGCGGGTTGTTCCCTCCCTGCGACATTGGCCCATCCACTCCAAAACCGAGCCTCCGGGCAGGGCGGCTCAGCCTGAACCGCCTGGGTGGGGTGAGAGGGACGCCAGGACAGAGACGGGACTGGAGCTAGAGGCTGGCGGAACAGCTCTCCCCGGACCAGGCAGGGCAGGCCCTATGCCCGGGTCGCCAATTAGGCTGCAAGCGCAGGTCTCCAGAAGGGACCTCCGTCGCAGGGAAAGGCGGTGATAACTGGGCCACCCACCTGCTGCTcgctgggttggggaggggtccCAGAGCCACGTCCTGAGgttgctgggggcgggggtggggcaagCAGACGGGGCAGGGGGGCATGTGGTCAtgctgggagggagcaaacaGTGGGGGCATGTGGGGACAATTGGGGGTGGGTCTGGCTGAAGACCCCTCCCCCACGTGTGctgggggtctggggagggaCAGGCCCCCAAGATGTTGCACTGGGGACCCAGCTCCTTGGGTTCTGCGGGCGGCAGGGACCAGATGGCGGAAACCAGGGTTCTGTTGGAGAAAGACCGTTGGGACGACTGGAGGAGGTGTGGTACGCATGCGACGGGCGGGCGCGCGTTCCGCAGCCACGACGCGGGCGCACGGGTGGATGGGGTGGAGGGGCGGAGGCGGCGGACCGGGCAGTGCCGGCTGCGTGGGAACTGCGCCGCGGAGCCGGCTCCAGGAAGGGACCCCACAAAGCCAGGGGCGGCGGGCGCTCACCTTCTGCAAAGCAGGAGCACCAGCGCCAGCGCGAGCAGCGTCCCCAGCGCGATCAGCAAAGAGGTCAGCCACACCGGGAGGGGCGCGCGGCCACATACTAGGGAGAGGGGCGGAGGGGACGCGTCGGGCCggtcctgggggctccagggacGGCGCTTCCCCGGGGGCTCCGGGAGGAGGTAGGCCGGCACATGTCCAGGAGCGCCGTCCACCTGGCGACCGCGGCCACCTGCGCGCCGGGCCGATCCCCCCGCGGGAATCCCTCCCACGTCGCCAGAATCCCGTTGCCCCCCGACCACCGACGGACACTTGGAGTGGAGGGCTGGTGGCGCCGACCACTGGGGGCTCCCTCGGGGCTGCCCACTGCGCGGGACGGCCGGCCGCGCCAGGGTTTTCAGAGAGCTCGGCCTTCGCGCCTTCTCCGTGCGCTCTGGGCGCGTCCGCCGGCGcggcttggggggtgggggtcagccACGCCCAGCCGGAGGGCCCTTGCCGGTGCCGGTTctgccggggctgggggtggggggcggtaaCGCCACGTCCCTCCCTCCCGCACTGCCTCCTGGGTGCGCACTGCCTCAGTGCTTGACTTTGACATATGATCATCATGGATTTTTTCTCGTcgattttgatttaaaaaaaaacttcattaaaagGTTTATCTTGtgactgagacaggagggaggccGCGGCAAGCCCAGGGACCCTGGAgtccccagaagctggaagagacaggaaagggtctcccctggagcctccgaAGGGAGGCTCTGATCTCAGACATCTGGTCCCCAGGACTGGGGGAGGatgaatttctgttgtgtaagccccCTTTGTGGTCATCTGCTACAGCCGCCGCAGGGCACTCAGGGGCacggcctcagtttcctgctgtTCCAGGTTCTGAGTGCCAGGTTCcttggggcctgggaggagggtctGGTTTCAGAACAGCTCTGGGAGAAACCCTTCCAATGAGGCTGGGAAGCCAGTACCCAGGGCGGCTTCGGATGAGACACCAAGGCCCCATTGCCGGCGACTGCTCCATTATTGCAAGACCTCaggtggagggggagagggaccGTCTGGTCCCCTCTCACCCTCTGTGGGGTCACCTGTCATCCTCAGAGAGGCATGTGGAACGCCAGCCCCTCCTCTGGACACCTCCTCCTCTGCACAGGGTGTCCGTCAGGCTGGTCGCCAGCTGTCTGTGCCTCCTTGAGCCCCACcctgcaggggaagggagagggcgcTCCACTCACCGAAGCGCTCCCGGACACTCCATTCGCCCCACGAGGGGGCCAGCATGGCCGTGTGCCTGGCTCTTATTCTCACGGTGTAGGTTCCAGGATTGCTCAGCTTCAGGAAGTTGTCCTCAGTCTGCAGGTGAAAGGAAAGTAAAGGAGAAAGCGTGTCCCCGGTCCGTGGGGAGGGAACGGGGCCTCCACTCGGGTTGCGTGGGTCCTCCCCAGATTCACGTGTTGAGGCCCTAACCCTCAGCATCTCAGACCTAAGTTGGAAATAGGGTCCATGCAGATGTAATTAGCTAAGAGAAGGTCGGGCGGAGCACAGTGGACCCCGTATggatatgactggtgtccttataaaaagggggaatttggagacagacacacCCAGATGGGGAGTCCGCCATGTGGAAACGGGAGggacgcctggagcccccaggtgtgggaaggaccctcccctggagcctctgcAGGGAGCAcgaccctgcccctgcccacaccTGGATCTCACCATACTGGGCTTCAGGACTGAGACAGGGTGGTTGTAAGTCACCCAGTTCATTCATGGTCCTTTTCATGACCAGCTCAGGGAACTAAGTCAAGCCCCCAAGAGAGAGCCCGGCCAGACCCCTCAGGGAGACAGGAAGATGTCTGGTGCTCAGAGGGGCCCGGGGCCTGAGAGCCACTTTCCCATCTCAGCCCGGGTGCTTGGAGTCCAAACAAAATTGTTCTTGATAATCACTAGAAGGTCGATAACCACGGCCACCACCAGTGAGGCCAAGATGAGCAGTGCCGTCTGCAGGTGCCAGGTGGTGAAACGTGTCCCCCAAGAAGGACACGTCCCCCCAGAACCTGGGAATGAGACCGGGGTCTCTGCAGGTGGGATGACGTGAAGGACctgagaggaggtcctcctggaggaggtggccctgcatccAAGGACAGTGACCTtaggagagacagaggaggagagacacagacaccgaggagaagccacgtggagacggaggcagagacgggacgggaggcagagacagagagagagacagaggagagatggGGGGTGTGGGGTCTGCAGCCGGCAGTTACAGGATATTTGTCTAATGCAGGGGCCACTGGTGTGGGagcccctgcctctgctcctgagAGGGAGTTAATTATGTTCATTAATTACAGCATGGTGGCTCTCCCACCGCATCCTGAGCGACTCAGAGGTGAAGGGCAGGTGGGCCTCCTTGGACAACACCCGGCAGGTGACAGCGTCTGGTCTATGGACCTGGGAGCTTCACCTCAGAGTCCCCGGGCAGTGATGGAAATACGGAGCTGGCACTTGGCGATGCCGGGCTCGGCGAGGGCAGGGGACACCCACCTGTTTGTGTTCGAGGTGCGCGCCctggaagagaaaagcagagtgtGGGGGCCTGAGCCTGTCCCTAAGAAGGGCCCTCATTTTTGTGGCAGAAAAACTGAGGATCAAATGCGCGGTCATTGGGGATGAATAATAGAAACAACAGTTCTTCAGACACAAATAATTACTAGAGGGAACTAGTCTAACGTATCAGTGAACTAAAACACTacctggtctttaaaaaaaataaaattaagggacTTGATcttttttttgagcagttttggGTTAACAGGAAAACTGGGCATAATCACTGagtgtaaataataaatatacaataatacataaatcaggaaagaaaaatcatgaatGTAAGTAAATAATGGAGGGTAACCTACCAACTACGTCCAaaatatttggtctttttttttttttcaatcgaTAGAGTTGATGTTTTTTGAGTAGTGTtggtttacagaaaaaataaatctaagcaGGAATGGAGCATAAACAACCCTCATATAAATAAGTCGacataatgaataaatatactaATTGAGTGTAAAAATACCAAAAGGAGCTCTAaagtcatttccttttcatttatagactaattttttgagcagttttaggtttatagaaacaTTGAGTATGAAACAGTAATTAAGTGtaataatgaacaaataaaatatacaaataggtGAATCCAAATAATGGATAAATGTAAGTAAGTAATTGAgtataaaacactgatttaattgactcagaaacattttttctttaaattagcaGGTTTTTGGAGAATTTTTAGAGTTATTGGAAAATTAAATGTAAGCAGTAATTGAATAtagatattaaataaacataataaatgtaaGTACGTAACTGAGTATAACATGCTGATTAACTCAAGatattcagtctttttcttttcattaatagaTTCTTTTTAGTAGTTTTgggtttacagaaaagttaagtataaataaatacagaagtaaataaaCAGCAACGAACCAGGAGTGAGCAATTAAGTGTAAAATACCACCTAGTTAAGAAACAGTGGATGCTTTTAATCTATAggcttaaaaactttttttgagcagttttaggcttATGAAAAATTCAGTCAGTGTACCACaatgaaagtgttaaaaaaaaaaaaaaggaaatcagtaatCAGTAAACGTTAACTTGgcacataagtaaataaacatcaaataaataaatagactaaAAATGCCAGTAATTatcaacaaggtcctactgtatcgcacaggaaactatattcaacattttgtaataaagCAACTGGAAAAGACtgtatacatatgcacacattaTAACTGAaccattttgctgtacaccagaaactaacgcaacattgtaaatccactctacttcagtttaaaaaaattaaaatttaaaaagactatagagcacggggaactatattccatttcttgtaataacacataatggaaaagaattaaaaataaatatatatatatatgtataactgaatcgctttgctgtacacctgaaattaacactgtCAACCAGTGACACTTtaacaaattgttttttaaattaaaaaagaaaaaaaaacgtCAGTAATTGAGTAGAGAATACTGGAAGCTCTGGTCATTTTTACGGTGGactgttttcaaacacacttgcACATTTTCACTAATACTTTTTTCCGGCATGTTGTGCATGGAGCAGCCCACACCTTCAAAGCATAAAATCTGCTCCTCCCCGCACCCCGCGCCCCAGACCTCAGGCCTGTTCCTGTAGCTCATTCTCAATTTTCCTtcacaattcttttcttttagaatacGTTCAGGTGCACCCACGGGACCATCCAGGCTGGTCCTGGCTCACGGGGCGGAGGAGGGTGCCACTGCACGGCTAtattttattcctccctccctggggttGAAACTGGGGACCATTATTGTACACAGAGATGCTACAGATATTCACATGCCATATTTGGGGGGCTACTGATTTCATGTGACTGGGGTGCAGACCTCACAGGGACTTCATGTCACTGGGAATCCCCAAGTGGCCGGTGAAGCCCTTGGCGCTTTTTCTGTGGGGCTGTTCGTCTGGAGTGCTGACGCGCAAGCTTTCCACGTCCGACGGGCCTGCAGACGCGTCGGGAACCCACCCGAGGAATGTCCTTCCGAAGGCATTCTGACTTCCTGATCGGCGTCAGCGACGCTTTTGGTTTGGGTGAAGCTAATTTACTGTTCTCTTTCACACGTTTTCTCCACCCGCGAAGCCCCAGAGCCCCGGGCATGAGAGCAGCAGCGATGCTCAGGGCGGACGCCGTTTACCTGCTGCATTTCAAGTTCATACTCGAAGTCCTCCCTGAAGTGGCTGCGCACCTGCCACTGGACGATGGAATAGGTCTGGTTGCACCAGGCACTCGTGATGGTGGGCGCAGTCAGTCTCTctagggcggggaggggggagaaaaacacacacacacttttatgaGTAAAACAcatcaaagggaaaagaaaagttcttCCTGGAGATACTTTTAAAATGGACCTACAAACTCAGGGGGAAACGGAGACCCCACCTGCACCCTGAGACCCTTCCAGAGGTCTCTTCAGGCCCTGCACCTGGCCTCCCTGAGAAGAGCCCTATTGTTTCTCCTCTTGGCCCGTCCAGTCCCCGGACGGAGAAGAGTCTGGTCCAGCTGCcctgtctgtccctccctccctccgtccctccatcctccacccaCCTCGACCAACTCTGCTCAGCCCCGACCCCCGGGCAGCCTGGCCTGCTCCCGCCCTGTCCAGGGCCTAGCCCTCTCCCACGACCTTGGCCAGCCAGCTCTGCTCCCAAAACGTCACGTGGCAGCTTCTGCCCCAGCCCCGGACTCGGACTGGGACACACCTCCGGCttttccccacctgccccagaCCCCACTCCAGGGGGGCCCAGCTCTACCCAGGACCCTCCTGCCCCTTCTGTGGGCTGTCCCAGCCCTGTGTCTGCTCAGCATCGCACCTGGACCCCGGCAGCAGGTCCAGGCTCACTGGGAGATGGTCCCCAGGTCTGCTTCCTCCACTCACGTGCGCTCACGTCTCCTGCCACCGCGTCCCCGCCTTTCTGCCAGGCTCTCAGACaccctctgcccccgcccccggggcTGCCTGCCGTCACCCCTCACCCCCTACTGGGAACCGCTCCATGGATGCCCCATGTGGACGGCAGGGCTGGGCCGGGGGATGCCCTGAGTCCCAGGCGGAGCCGGACCTGTGGGTCTGCACCTGCTGGGGACAGCTTCGTGTAGGAGAGGCCACAGCTTCAAAGTCACGTCACCTCGAGAGGTGGCAGAGCAGCAAgaggcccccacctcctccccttttgcACCAGCCTCTCAATTCGTGGAGGTGGAGCCGGACCCTTCGCGGGCGTCCCTGCCTCGTGGGGACGGGCTGGTGGGGGTGCTGGTTTGGTGGGGGGTTCTAGTTTCAGGAGAAGGACACTGACATAGTTTTGCTAAGATGGTCTTTGTGTCCCCCAAACCAGTCGGCGTCCTCATgcagggcctggagaggggcTGTGAGCCTGagccctccctttcccccagcctCTCGGTGAATCcggcccaccccccaccccggggcggATCCACAGAGCCATCTGTGCTGTGTGTTCTGGAAGTGCTTCCTCCGGCCCAATGAAGATGTCACAGCTGCTGTGGGCTGAATGTCTGCGCCCCCCCAGCACTCGTTCCTACGCTGAGGCCCTGACCCCCAGGGGGATGGTTTGGGAGGCGGGAACTTCGGGAGGTGGGTAGGGTCAGATGCGgtcgtgagggtggggccccagggTGAGATTACTGCCcttagaagaggaggaagagacacagaGCCGTCCctccatcatgtgaggacacGGGGAGGAGGCGGCCTCCGTGAGCCAGGAAGCGAGCCTCACCGGGAGCTGACCCGCCCCCTCAGGGATCTCAGACCCCCACCTCCAGCGCTGGGAGAAATGAGTGAGTTGTTGAAGCCCCCTCCGCcccagtttggggttttttgtccCAGCCACCCCAGCTGACACAGGAGCATCTCAAAGCAGAGGGCGGCCCGTGCAGGACGTGTCTCATCCTTACTCACCAATTTCGTGTAATGTTTTTGTGATTTCAGAGCAGGGGATCGGGGACTCTCGGCTGCTGCCATTGACAGAGAAACGGTTCAGCTCCGGGGACAATACAGAGAGGTCGTCGAAACGACACTCGACGTTTGTCCCCCACTCGTCCTGTCTGTACTGGGAGCACGGCCACTTCTGCAAGGAACTGGGGCGAGGAAGGCAGGGTCACCGCGGCCGTGCGGCCGCCCCGGTGCCCGGGAGAGCCCGCGGGGCGCCCGGGTCACACCCTACTGTAGGTTCTCCAGGTACAGGTGATACTGCGTGTCCCGCGGGGCCTCCCTGCCCACCGCCCAGGTGCACGTCAGCAAGTCCGCGTCGTGAACCCAGCAGGTCAGGTTCTCTGCCGCCGCCCTGGCCTTCCCTTCTGGGCTTGcaaagaagagaggggagaaaaaaaggagtcCTCTTTGAGATCCCTGTGAATTCTCACCCAGTCCTAAGAAGCCAGACAGACACGTTTGCGTGCTGATTTTACTGTGACGGTTGCATGTCCCCGTAAACATGCAGACGCTTGCCACACAGGACCGCTGCATCCCAGCAAGCATTCCCCGCCTGGCCCTTCACAGTTCCTCCAAGCCCGCCGGCCCCCGCCACCAGCACAGCCCCCGCCAGCCACCGCTCTGCTCTGCCTTTCTGCACGTGGGTCCCTCCAAGCAGGGGCTGTCCCTGAAGTCACACCGCTACGTCCCAGGAGACCCATCCAAGTTACGAGCCGTCACTTTGATAGTCAGGACACCGAGCGAGGACGGAatgccagccccctgccctcccccccgcCACCAAACAGCGGTTTCCCCTCACCCAGCTTAGGGTGCTGAATCCACCCGGAGAACGGTGGCCCCTGGGTCACACTCACGCTGTAGTTGGTCGCTTGGCACGGGATGTGAGCAAATTTGCAGTAAGTGTTGTTTCGTGCCTAAGACAGAAGGGGGCCATTTATTAAAAAGTGCAGAGGCGGGGCTGTACCTCGGGcatagagcgcgtgcttagcatgcgtggggtcctgggttccatcgcCAGCAGCTccactaaaagaaaattaataataaacagATCTAATGACCTCCTCCCCCCGAAAAAAATATTAAGGGAGGACTC is drawn from Camelus ferus isolate YT-003-E chromosome X, BCGSAC_Cfer_1.0, whole genome shotgun sequence and contains these coding sequences:
- the SLC25A6 gene encoding ADP/ATP translocase 3, coding for MTEQAISFAKDFLAGGIAAAISKTAVAPIERVKLLLQVQHASKQIAADKQYKGIVDCIVRIPKEQGVLSFWRGNLANVIRYFPTQALNFAFKDKYKQIFLGGVDKHTQFWRYFAGNLASGGAAGATSLCFVYPLDFARTRLAADVGKSGKEREFKGLGDCLVKITKSDGVRGLYQGFNVSVQGIIIYRAAYFGVYDTAKGMLPDPKNTHIVVSWMIAQTVTAVAGVVSYPFDTVRRRMMMQSGRKGADIMYRGTLDCWRKIFRDEGGKAFFKGAWSNVLRGMGGAFVLVLYDELKKVI
- the IL3RA gene encoding interleukin-3 receptor subunit alpha, with translation MGAAFAMAFLWLAVCLTPISCLLQMDQDPDPVIKNLRMDPERKRMSWDLHGNVSQIWCFVNSRRAHKARNNTYCKFAHIPCQATNYSVSVTQGPPFSGWIQHPKLEGKARAAAENLTCWVHDADLLTCTWAVGREAPRDTQYHLYLENLHSLQKWPCSQYRQDEWGTNVECRFDDLSVLSPELNRFSVNGSSRESPIPCSEITKTLHEIERLTAPTITSAWCNQTYSIVQWQVRSHFREDFEYELEMQQGAHLEHKQTEDNFLKLSNPGTYTVRIRARHTAMLAPSWGEWSVRERFVCGRAPLPVWLTSLLIALGTLLALALVLLLCRRYAVMQQLFPPIPHVKDPISDHLQNERMMAWEEEKQQECPVAEVQILGEN